A region from the Bacteroidota bacterium genome encodes:
- the trxA gene encoding thioredoxin, with the protein MKPVTVTDATFEKEVIQSNEPVLVDFWAAWCGPCRMIAPILEEMAPEYAGKLKIAKVDVDVNPMTATKFGIRSIPTLLVFKNGQVVEQIVGAMPKKMLTDKVNVHLN; encoded by the coding sequence ATGAAACCCGTTACTGTCACCGATGCCACCTTTGAAAAGGAAGTCATCCAGTCAAACGAACCAGTCCTGGTCGATTTCTGGGCTGCCTGGTGCGGTCCTTGCCGGATGATTGCCCCTATTCTCGAAGAAATGGCCCCGGAATATGCAGGCAAACTTAAAATCGCAAAAGTCGATGTGGATGTGAATCCGATGACGGCCACCAAATTCGGAATCCGGTCGATTCCAACTCTGCTCGTTTTTAAAAACGGACAGGTGGTTGAACAGATTGTCGGTGCCATGCCCAAGAAAATGCTGACCGACAAGGTCAATGTGCACCTGAACTGA
- the trxB gene encoding thioredoxin-disulfide reductase, producing MHQVDVAIIGGGPAGYTAAIYASRANLNTTLFLGTQPGGQITLTNDLENFPGFPDGIGGLELAEKLEKQATKFGTRTIHDKVISVDFSKRPFYMKTTSGDEYLAGSVIVSTGSGSRMLGVPGETENIGRGVSTCATCDAFFYRGKHVLVVGGGDSALDESLFLTRFVDKLTLVHRRDKFRGSPILQNRVLSNEKINVIWNTVVEEVLHNQGGVNGARLKNLTTGESRDLAVDGIFVFVGHIPNTDLFKGILSLDENGYIITDDRCRTNIEGVFAAGDVQDHVYRQAITAAGTGCQAALEAYRFLESH from the coding sequence ATGCATCAGGTAGATGTCGCCATCATCGGCGGCGGTCCGGCTGGCTATACAGCAGCCATTTATGCGTCCCGGGCCAATCTTAATACCACCCTGTTTCTCGGAACCCAACCCGGCGGTCAGATTACCCTGACCAATGATCTGGAAAACTTCCCCGGATTTCCCGATGGGATCGGTGGACTGGAACTGGCCGAAAAACTTGAAAAACAGGCCACAAAATTTGGAACACGCACCATTCACGATAAGGTGATTTCGGTAGATTTTTCCAAACGGCCTTTCTATATGAAAACCACTTCCGGAGATGAGTATCTGGCCGGATCAGTGATTGTTTCAACCGGTTCAGGATCCCGCATGCTTGGTGTCCCCGGTGAAACAGAGAACATTGGAAGGGGAGTGTCAACGTGCGCCACCTGCGATGCCTTTTTCTACAGGGGAAAGCATGTTCTGGTGGTGGGTGGTGGCGATTCGGCTCTCGATGAAAGCTTGTTTCTGACCCGGTTTGTTGACAAACTGACTCTTGTTCATCGTCGCGATAAATTCAGAGGGAGTCCGATTCTGCAAAACCGGGTTCTGTCCAATGAAAAAATCAACGTGATCTGGAACACAGTTGTAGAAGAAGTCCTGCATAATCAGGGTGGGGTGAACGGAGCCCGTCTTAAAAACCTGACGACCGGAGAATCCAGAGACCTGGCAGTGGATGGAATTTTTGTATTTGTCGGGCACATTCCCAATACCGACCTGTTCAAAGGAATCCTGTCCCTTGATGAAAATGGTTACATCATCACTGACGACCGTTGCAGAACCAATATAGAAGGTGTTTTCGCTGCCGGTGATGTGCAGGATCATGTGTACCGCCAGGCCATCACGGCTGCAGGCACCGGTTGTCAGGCCGCCCTCGAAGCATACCGCTTTCTTGAAAGCCACTGA
- a CDS encoding MotA/TolQ/ExbB proton channel family protein, which yields MLFSLLLLQDLTQTPTYDLNWIIQKFNEGGLFMWPILVCLIIGLSVAIAKLWTLNRASINTRKFLVEVKQALDEGGIKAAEEKCANTRGPIAAVFQAGLLRAEEGIDAAEKAIVAYGQIEMSFLERGLIVISTMISLAPMLGFTGTVQGMVDAFDAIKAAKDISPDVVAGGIAVALLTTLFGLVVAMILQVFYNYFVSKIDRIVIDMEESSIELIDSLVMIQRGKKVSGK from the coding sequence ATGCTATTCTCCCTTCTTCTGTTGCAGGACCTCACCCAAACTCCTACCTACGACCTGAATTGGATCATTCAAAAATTCAATGAAGGTGGGTTGTTCATGTGGCCTATTCTTGTATGTCTCATCATTGGATTATCCGTTGCCATTGCCAAGCTGTGGACGCTGAACCGTGCATCCATCAACACAAGAAAATTCCTTGTTGAAGTTAAACAGGCTTTGGATGAAGGGGGAATCAAGGCTGCCGAAGAGAAATGTGCCAACACCCGTGGTCCGATCGCCGCTGTGTTTCAGGCTGGTCTCCTGCGCGCCGAAGAGGGTATTGATGCCGCTGAAAAAGCAATCGTTGCCTATGGCCAGATCGAGATGAGTTTCCTTGAAAGAGGACTGATTGTGATTTCGACCATGATTTCACTTGCTCCGATGCTCGGGTTTACCGGAACGGTACAAGGGATGGTTGATGCATTTGATGCTATCAAGGCGGCAAAAGACATTTCTCCTGACGTTGTGGCTGGTGGTATTGCTGTCGCTCTTTTGACCACCTTGTTTGGTCTGGTTGTGGCTATGATCCTTCAGGTGTTTTATAACTACTTTGTATCCAAGATCGACCGGATTGTGATCGATATGGAAGAATCTTCCATCGAACTCATTGACTCCCTGGTCATGATTCAGCGCGGTAAAAAGGTTTCCGGTAAATAA
- the aspS gene encoding aspartate--tRNA ligase, with amino-acid sequence MSEQLTTHYRQFSCGELTDSQVGKKVILSGWAARVRDHGGVLFVDLRDRYGKTQVVFEPENKPVYEKAKELRNEWVIQVTGSVRLRPENSRNLNLKTGLVEVVATEITILNAAQALPFQIEGTEEVNEDLRLKYRFLDLRKEALQQKIILRSQMTQSIRDYFHKQQFVEVETPVLMKSTPEGARDFLVPSRVNPGKFFALPQSPQTYKQILMVSGFDRYFQIVKCFRDEDLRADRQPEFTQVDIEMAFVDQEDIQNVSEGMVKQLFREILNVDVKTPFPRMDFEEAMHVYGSDKPDLRNPLKIQEIRFTAPTGFKVFDSMSEEGSLISGIRVPAPLVLSRNLYDDMVDRYKKGGLAGLILFRMGEQLEGPVVKHLTPEAISNLVRTFGLAAGDQLLLSTGAGYKYMTIMGNLRQELGRHFNLIDEKAYSFHWVTNFPLLDWDEEEKRWVAMHHPFTSPRNEDMDKMGTDSGSIRAKAYDLVLNGSEIAGGSIRIFKPELQSKMFELLGIGPEEAKEKFGFLLDAFKYGAPPHGGIAFGLDRLAMIMTQSSSIRDVIAFPKNSNAQSLMDSAPSGVAEKQLRELYIRSTWNPDK; translated from the coding sequence ATGTCTGAGCAATTAACTACTCATTATCGCCAGTTTTCCTGCGGGGAACTGACGGACTCACAAGTTGGTAAAAAGGTCATCCTGAGTGGGTGGGCGGCCAGAGTGAGAGATCACGGAGGGGTTCTGTTTGTGGATCTCCGCGATCGGTATGGAAAAACCCAGGTTGTTTTTGAACCCGAGAATAAGCCTGTCTATGAAAAGGCCAAAGAATTACGCAATGAATGGGTCATCCAGGTAACCGGATCGGTACGGTTACGACCCGAAAACAGTCGCAATCTGAACCTGAAAACAGGTCTGGTGGAAGTCGTTGCTACAGAAATTACTATATTGAATGCAGCACAGGCACTTCCGTTTCAGATAGAAGGAACAGAAGAAGTCAATGAAGACCTGAGACTCAAGTATCGCTTTCTGGATCTGAGAAAAGAAGCCCTCCAGCAAAAAATTATTCTGCGATCCCAGATGACCCAAAGCATCAGGGATTATTTCCACAAGCAACAGTTTGTTGAAGTGGAAACCCCGGTTCTGATGAAGTCCACTCCTGAGGGAGCAAGAGATTTTCTGGTTCCGTCCCGTGTGAATCCGGGGAAGTTTTTTGCTCTGCCGCAGTCTCCTCAAACGTATAAGCAAATCCTGATGGTCAGCGGATTTGACCGGTATTTTCAGATTGTTAAATGTTTCCGGGATGAAGATCTGCGGGCTGACCGTCAGCCTGAGTTCACCCAGGTCGATATCGAGATGGCATTTGTGGATCAGGAAGATATACAGAATGTATCTGAAGGAATGGTGAAACAACTGTTTCGCGAAATCCTGAATGTGGATGTGAAGACCCCCTTCCCGCGTATGGATTTTGAAGAAGCCATGCATGTCTATGGTTCCGATAAACCCGATCTACGGAATCCATTAAAGATTCAGGAGATCCGTTTTACCGCTCCGACCGGATTCAAAGTGTTTGATTCCATGTCGGAAGAGGGAAGTCTGATCAGTGGAATCAGAGTCCCGGCGCCTCTGGTCCTCAGTCGTAATCTCTATGATGACATGGTGGACCGCTATAAAAAGGGGGGCCTCGCCGGATTGATTCTCTTCCGTATGGGAGAACAGCTTGAAGGTCCGGTCGTCAAGCATCTGACACCTGAAGCAATTTCGAATCTGGTCCGGACTTTCGGTCTGGCAGCCGGTGATCAATTGTTACTGAGTACAGGTGCCGGGTATAAATACATGACCATCATGGGCAATCTCCGGCAGGAGCTGGGACGGCATTTCAATCTGATCGATGAAAAGGCCTACTCATTTCATTGGGTTACCAATTTCCCATTGTTGGATTGGGATGAGGAAGAGAAGCGGTGGGTGGCCATGCACCATCCATTTACCTCTCCCCGGAATGAAGACATGGACAAAATGGGTACAGACAGTGGCTCTATCCGTGCAAAGGCATACGATCTGGTTCTTAATGGCAGTGAAATTGCAGGTGGTTCCATCAGAATATTCAAGCCGGAGCTACAATCCAAGATGTTTGAATTGTTGGGAATCGGCCCTGAAGAAGCAAAGGAGAAGTTTGGTTTTCTTCTGGATGCCTTCAAATACGGAGCTCCGCCTCATGGCGGCATTGCATTCGGATTGGACCGGCTGGCCATGATCATGACTCAATCTTCCTCCATCCGAGATGTCATCGCGTTTCCCAAAAATTCGAATGCGCAGAGTCTGATGGATAGCGCCCCTTCTGGAGTTGCCGAGAAGCAACTAAGGGAACTGTACATCAGAAGTACCTGGAACCCCGATAAATAA
- the nadD gene encoding nicotinate (nicotinamide) nucleotide adenylyltransferase encodes MNTAWFCGTFDPVHLAHLRVASHILEEFQLDSIGFLPSGQPPNKLNQSVSPAAIRLELLGLAIAHEPRFFISTIETDRQGPSYMIDTIAILKSVYPIEAPVLMMGSDNLASLSTWKSWQQLIEQSRLIVFRKDYSDLVLPGFLQPWSGHIRFSSAPLLDISSTDIRRRIREGEPVDFLLSDPVKSRIFERQYYH; translated from the coding sequence GTGAATACAGCCTGGTTTTGCGGAACCTTTGACCCTGTTCACCTGGCTCACCTCAGGGTAGCTTCCCATATTCTTGAGGAATTCCAACTGGATTCAATCGGATTTCTTCCATCCGGGCAACCCCCGAATAAACTGAATCAGAGTGTATCCCCGGCAGCGATTCGTCTGGAACTTCTGGGTCTGGCAATCGCTCACGAGCCCCGTTTTTTCATATCCACCATCGAAACGGATCGTCAGGGGCCATCTTACATGATCGACACCATCGCCATTCTGAAATCGGTGTATCCGATCGAAGCACCGGTTCTGATGATGGGTTCCGATAATCTGGCCTCTTTGTCGACCTGGAAATCCTGGCAGCAGTTGATAGAACAATCCCGTTTGATTGTTTTCAGAAAGGATTATTCAGATCTGGTTTTGCCCGGTTTTTTACAACCCTGGTCCGGACATATCCGCTTTAGTTCGGCCCCGTTGCTCGATATCAGCAGCACCGACATCCGAAGAAGGATCAGAGAGGGAGAACCGGTGGATTTCCTTTTGTCTGACCCCGTGAAATCCCGTATTTTTGAACGGCAGTATTACCACTAA
- a CDS encoding biopolymer transporter ExbD — MAFAPSKGKKHRFSSGGVSLTSLMDAMTIILLFLLNQFSAEGALVTEAEGLRLPESINLDKPKKTATIAVSKLGLLFNDDYVSAPEEYLGPVDPETGFMIKKLFDILDARAQELIDLGDGPDGEPLFTGEILIQGDKGLDYTSFIKVVYTASQAGFTKIKLITVEGN, encoded by the coding sequence ATGGCATTTGCACCCAGTAAGGGAAAAAAACACAGATTTAGTTCAGGTGGGGTCTCTCTGACCTCGCTTATGGATGCGATGACAATTATTCTTCTGTTTCTGCTGAACCAGTTTTCTGCCGAAGGTGCACTGGTTACTGAAGCAGAGGGTTTGCGTTTGCCGGAATCCATTAACCTGGACAAACCGAAAAAAACAGCTACTATTGCTGTCTCTAAGCTCGGTCTCCTATTCAATGACGACTATGTTTCCGCTCCGGAAGAGTATTTGGGGCCTGTCGATCCTGAAACTGGGTTTATGATCAAAAAGTTGTTTGATATTCTTGATGCACGTGCACAGGAATTAATTGACTTAGGTGATGGCCCGGATGGTGAGCCCCTGTTTACTGGAGAAATCCTGATACAGGGTGACAAAGGTCTCGATTATACCTCGTTCATAAAGGTTGTGTATACTGCCTCGCAGGCAGGATTTACCAAAATTAAGCTGATAACTGTGGAGGGTAACTGA
- a CDS encoding MotA/TolQ/ExbB proton channel family protein yields MNALDLFLNTFINSFKFWDHIDSNGNAVAGDPSAWFQWVILTFMVIGMAIVIERFYYVYVRSNINAGKFMERIRQHVQSNNIKEAIALAEQSKEKALPYIVLRGLKRADTSKEFRDIQNAVDEATLEVIPRLTNRTGYLVMIASASTLLGLAGTIFGLIIAFGAVGGTAIPAAQKSQYLAQGISAAMGTTMMGLFSAIPLTVLVVLIQAKTQSIIDEIDEHTVKLINLLTGYKPVIN; encoded by the coding sequence ATGAACGCTTTGGACTTGTTCCTTAATACCTTTATTAACTCCTTCAAATTCTGGGATCACATTGATTCCAACGGAAATGCTGTGGCAGGTGACCCCTCTGCATGGTTCCAGTGGGTCATTCTGACCTTCATGGTTATCGGTATGGCAATCGTCATTGAACGTTTCTACTATGTGTATGTCCGGTCAAATATCAATGCTGGAAAATTCATGGAGCGCATCCGCCAGCATGTTCAATCGAACAACATTAAGGAAGCCATTGCCCTTGCCGAGCAATCCAAGGAAAAGGCCCTTCCTTACATCGTCCTCCGTGGTCTGAAACGCGCAGATACCTCGAAGGAATTCCGTGACATTCAGAATGCAGTTGATGAAGCAACCCTTGAAGTGATTCCCCGCCTGACCAACCGGACCGGTTATCTGGTCATGATCGCTTCGGCTTCAACTCTTCTCGGTCTGGCCGGTACGATCTTTGGTCTGATTATCGCTTTCGGTGCTGTGGGTGGAACGGCCATTCCGGCTGCTCAGAAATCACAGTATCTTGCTCAGGGTATCTCGGCCGCCATGGGTACCACGATGATGGGTCTTTTCTCTGCAATCCCGTTAACCGTACTTGTGGTTCTTATTCAGGCGAAGACCCAATCCATCATTGATGAGATTGATGAGCACACTGTAAAACTGATTAACCTTCTGACTGGCTACAAACCCGTAATTAACTAA
- a CDS encoding DNA polymerase III subunit alpha, protein MAEFVHLHNHSQYSLLDGAARIDRLVEKAVENKQKAIAITDHGNLFAAPSFYKKAKDSGIKPILGSEFYVTPTSMYEKDTKERYHLILLAKNVTGYKNLIKLSSRSFLDGYYYKPRIDRELLRKHSDGLIALTACIKGEVPNAALKGNMDRARKLVDEYLDIFGENFYLELQNHGIKEEIVANNALIDLSREKGVPLVATNDIHYISQGDAAAHDILLCLATGKEYNDPNRMKFTTDQVYFKSSDEMANLFKHLPEAIENTIKIAESVSFDWKFGETHLPDFQLPPHTTGPDEYLRELCIRGVQKRYGEINEDLQSRLDLELSVIRRMGYAGYFLITQDFTQAARDMGVSVGPGRGSAAGSLVAYATGITNVDPIRYNLLFERFLNPERISMPDIDIDFDDKGRGKVIDYVVNKYGRESVTQIITFGTMAARGAIRDVGRALGIPLKDVDRIAKMIPEGPDQSIADALEKNPDLKEIEKNGEHSHKQLIEFAKVLEGSARHTSMHAAGVVITPGDLTEFVPLHKAANDVITTQYDKDWSEKVGLLKMDFLGLKTLSILNDSVRMVKENHQIDIDLDRLPENDPKTYEMIQRGETVGVFQFESEGMREYLKKLKPTNIEDMIAMNALYRPGPIDNIPSFIKRKHGQETIDCFHNNLEPILKETYGVIVYQEQVMQIAQVLAGFSLGKADVVRRIMAKKKPEELDKIRPEWVGGAVANGYEKELAERIFDILVPFSNYAFNKSHSAAYAILAYQTAWLKANYPAEFMAACLNSELGSTDKIVFFIHECKRMGLAVLPPDVNESQVGFSVVNGKIRFGMAAVKNVGQHAVESIIAARGEQGGFRSFFDFFRKIDLRLVNKKVLESLVQVGAFDSLPGHRAQKLASIEKAITWAQAQLNAERIGQDSLFDSPAATGNTRAASGPEPDFSSAEPWSKKDILAKEKEFLGFYVSGHILDSWQAEFEAYSRDPINTLNESKMGKTVHILGQISAVTRKPDKNQRMMAFITIEDFFGTVECLVFSKTYEKLKDLITDEAVVLVSGRFDGQAGSDSGKILVDSIETADKLRNRKSKGSVSLQLNLTRLSESNIEQIWSLLLEHPGDLQVYLEFTGTGIKKPVRALARNIGINMNQDFMEKIQIVLGENAVRYLN, encoded by the coding sequence ATGGCAGAATTTGTACACCTGCATAACCACTCCCAGTATTCGCTTCTCGATGGAGCCGCCCGTATTGACCGGTTGGTCGAGAAGGCAGTTGAAAACAAACAGAAAGCCATTGCGATCACCGATCATGGTAATCTGTTCGCTGCTCCGTCCTTTTATAAAAAGGCAAAAGATTCGGGGATAAAACCCATTCTGGGCAGTGAATTCTATGTCACCCCAACCAGCATGTATGAAAAAGATACCAAAGAACGGTATCACCTGATTCTGCTGGCGAAAAATGTGACAGGCTATAAAAACCTCATCAAACTCAGTTCCAGGTCCTTTCTCGATGGCTATTATTATAAACCCCGTATTGACAGGGAGTTGCTCAGAAAGCATTCGGATGGTCTGATTGCCCTGACCGCGTGTATCAAGGGAGAAGTTCCCAATGCGGCACTGAAAGGGAACATGGACCGGGCCCGGAAACTGGTCGATGAGTATCTCGATATCTTTGGAGAAAATTTTTATCTCGAACTCCAGAATCATGGTATCAAGGAAGAAATCGTCGCAAACAATGCACTGATTGACCTTTCACGTGAAAAGGGAGTGCCGCTGGTCGCCACCAATGACATTCATTATATCTCTCAGGGTGATGCCGCTGCTCACGATATTCTGCTCTGTCTGGCTACCGGTAAAGAATACAACGACCCGAACCGGATGAAGTTCACCACCGATCAGGTGTACTTTAAATCATCCGACGAAATGGCCAACTTGTTCAAACACCTTCCCGAGGCCATTGAAAACACGATAAAAATTGCTGAATCGGTTTCCTTTGACTGGAAATTCGGGGAAACGCACCTGCCCGACTTCCAACTCCCTCCTCATACCACGGGTCCGGATGAATACCTTCGTGAACTCTGCATCCGCGGGGTTCAGAAACGGTATGGCGAAATCAATGAGGACCTTCAAAGTCGCCTGGATCTTGAATTGTCCGTTATCAGGCGGATGGGCTATGCCGGGTATTTTCTGATTACCCAGGACTTTACTCAGGCTGCACGTGACATGGGCGTGTCGGTTGGTCCCGGTCGCGGTTCTGCAGCAGGATCTCTGGTCGCCTATGCAACCGGTATCACCAACGTGGACCCCATCCGGTACAATCTTCTGTTTGAACGTTTCCTGAATCCGGAACGGATCTCCATGCCCGATATTGATATCGATTTTGACGACAAGGGCCGGGGAAAAGTCATTGATTATGTGGTGAATAAATATGGAAGGGAATCGGTTACCCAGATTATCACCTTTGGTACCATGGCGGCCCGCGGTGCTATTCGCGATGTGGGAAGAGCACTTGGGATTCCGCTGAAGGATGTGGACCGGATTGCAAAAATGATTCCGGAAGGCCCCGATCAGTCCATTGCAGATGCATTGGAAAAGAATCCTGACCTGAAAGAAATCGAAAAAAATGGTGAGCACTCACACAAGCAGCTGATCGAGTTTGCAAAAGTCCTCGAGGGAAGTGCACGCCACACTTCCATGCATGCAGCCGGCGTGGTGATTACCCCGGGTGACCTCACCGAGTTTGTCCCGCTGCATAAGGCAGCAAATGATGTGATTACCACCCAGTATGATAAGGATTGGTCCGAAAAGGTCGGACTGCTGAAAATGGACTTCCTGGGTCTGAAAACACTTTCCATCCTCAACGACTCGGTAAGAATGGTGAAGGAAAACCATCAGATCGACATTGATCTGGACCGGTTGCCCGAAAATGACCCAAAAACCTATGAGATGATTCAGCGGGGTGAAACGGTTGGTGTGTTCCAGTTCGAATCGGAAGGGATGAGGGAATACCTTAAAAAACTGAAGCCCACCAATATTGAGGATATGATCGCCATGAATGCCCTGTACCGTCCAGGGCCCATTGACAACATTCCTTCCTTTATTAAACGGAAGCATGGTCAGGAAACCATCGACTGCTTCCATAACAATCTGGAACCCATCCTGAAAGAAACATACGGCGTCATTGTGTATCAGGAACAGGTTATGCAGATTGCGCAGGTTCTTGCTGGTTTCTCTCTTGGAAAAGCCGACGTGGTTCGCCGGATCATGGCCAAGAAAAAGCCGGAAGAACTGGACAAAATTCGCCCTGAGTGGGTTGGCGGAGCCGTGGCCAACGGGTATGAAAAGGAACTGGCAGAGAGAATCTTCGATATTCTGGTGCCGTTCTCCAATTATGCCTTTAACAAATCGCACTCAGCAGCCTATGCCATCCTGGCTTACCAGACTGCATGGCTGAAGGCAAACTATCCTGCCGAGTTTATGGCAGCGTGTTTAAACTCGGAACTCGGTTCCACCGATAAGATTGTATTTTTCATTCATGAGTGTAAACGGATGGGACTGGCCGTTCTGCCTCCGGATGTGAATGAGAGCCAGGTTGGGTTCAGTGTTGTGAATGGAAAAATCCGGTTTGGAATGGCCGCCGTAAAAAACGTAGGCCAGCACGCCGTCGAGTCAATCATTGCGGCACGTGGCGAACAGGGTGGTTTCAGATCCTTTTTCGATTTCTTCAGAAAAATCGATCTGCGCCTGGTAAATAAGAAGGTGTTGGAAAGTCTGGTTCAGGTGGGTGCATTCGACAGTCTTCCCGGCCACCGCGCTCAGAAACTGGCCAGTATAGAAAAAGCAATCACCTGGGCTCAGGCACAACTCAACGCAGAACGGATCGGTCAGGATAGTCTGTTCGATTCACCGGCCGCTACCGGAAACACCCGGGCTGCCAGTGGTCCTGAACCCGACTTTTCATCCGCCGAACCTTGGTCCAAAAAAGATATTCTGGCAAAAGAAAAAGAGTTTCTGGGTTTCTATGTGTCGGGCCACATTCTCGATTCCTGGCAAGCCGAGTTCGAGGCCTATTCCCGTGATCCCATCAACACGCTGAATGAATCAAAAATGGGAAAGACCGTTCACATCCTCGGTCAGATTTCGGCGGTTACCCGTAAACCGGATAAGAACCAGCGGATGATGGCCTTCATCACCATTGAAGACTTTTTCGGGACGGTCGAATGTCTGGTCTTTAGTAAAACATATGAAAAACTGAAGGACCTGATCACCGATGAGGCGGTGGTTCTGGTCAGTGGTCGCTTCGATGGCCAGGCCGGGTCTGATTCCGGAAAAATTCTGGTGGATTCAATTGAAACCGCCGACAAACTGCGAAACCGGAAAAGCAAGGGAAGTGTCAGTCTTCAGTTGAACCTGACACGATTAAGTGAATCAAACATCGAACAGATCTGGTCGTTGCTGCTGGAACATCCCGGCGACCTCCAGGTCTATCTGGAGTTCACCGGAACCGGAATTAAAAAACCAGTCCGTGCGTTAGCAAGAAACATTGGAATTAACATGAACCAGGACTTTATGGAAAAAATCCAGATCGTACTGGGAGAAAATGCGGTCAGATATTTAAACTAA
- a CDS encoding AgmX/PglI C-terminal domain-containing protein: protein MKNHKSGDQTQPNEVMQAVNPKATAVMAAQSRAFPDEFKQTFWEGIDKRYAGILLATFGVVYGAMFTMLLTYEPPDQSAVNEMIKQAFMQKILKRSAALELDTPKEEIKTDNVVAAEEKKEAAAEKATTKGKTREEATSEEFKQQRAEAAAAAKAQYQANVAAQASAAIAALAGRSRTGRASSAGTATDVLSSATSTGDLGAILKSGAGQQGMGFGNATREDVGRGGAVGAKLGAVGAARGLGAGTGVGDALGRSGNIKSSLSTGKIKSSGSSSRGVDELTSVIDEHSRAITACYEQEKVKDPSLRGQIVVELRISPDGRVVGPRIASSTMKNANVERCILNKVRLWQFSTVTDKQPQVLNIPYVFAD, encoded by the coding sequence ATGAAAAACCATAAAAGCGGTGATCAGACACAACCAAATGAAGTAATGCAGGCGGTTAATCCGAAGGCAACAGCTGTAATGGCTGCACAAAGCCGCGCATTTCCGGATGAATTTAAACAAACATTCTGGGAAGGGATTGACAAAAGGTATGCAGGAATCCTGTTAGCGACCTTCGGGGTTGTTTACGGTGCCATGTTTACCATGTTACTTACTTACGAGCCTCCAGATCAATCTGCAGTGAATGAAATGATCAAGCAGGCATTCATGCAAAAAATTCTGAAACGTTCTGCTGCTCTTGAATTGGATACCCCTAAGGAAGAAATCAAAACCGACAATGTTGTTGCGGCCGAAGAAAAGAAAGAGGCTGCTGCTGAAAAGGCGACCACCAAGGGTAAAACCCGCGAAGAAGCCACTTCAGAAGAGTTTAAACAACAACGTGCGGAAGCAGCTGCTGCTGCAAAGGCTCAGTACCAGGCCAATGTTGCTGCACAGGCAAGTGCCGCGATTGCTGCCCTTGCCGGCCGGTCCCGTACGGGTCGTGCTTCCTCAGCCGGAACTGCTACCGATGTGTTGAGTTCTGCTACCAGTACAGGTGACCTTGGGGCCATTCTGAAGTCTGGTGCCGGACAGCAAGGCATGGGCTTTGGAAATGCTACCCGTGAAGACGTGGGACGTGGCGGAGCAGTCGGTGCAAAACTGGGTGCAGTTGGTGCTGCCCGCGGATTGGGAGCCGGAACCGGTGTTGGTGATGCTCTTGGTCGCAGCGGTAACATCAAATCAAGTCTCTCCACCGGAAAAATCAAATCATCTGGTTCCTCCTCGCGTGGAGTGGATGAGTTGACCAGTGTGATTGATGAGCATTCACGTGCTATCACGGCCTGCTACGAACAGGAAAAGGTTAAAGATCCGAGTCTTCGCGGACAGATTGTGGTGGAATTACGGATTTCACCGGACGGTCGCGTGGTAGGTCCCCGGATTGCTTCCAGTACCATGAAGAATGCCAATGTTGAACGTTGTATTCTCAACAAGGTTCGTCTGTGGCAGTTCAGCACGGTAACGGATAAACAACCTCAGGTTCTGAACATACCGTACGTATTCGCAGATTAA
- a CDS encoding biopolymer transporter ExbD codes for MAFKPSQRKKQDNEFKEPDMIVVMNLMVCLIPLLLSCAEFVKLGTIEINLPTDSGGGGGGATNTPTEQQKKLDLKLLVTDDGYTIQTNIRGIEKGPDPNNSATIPVTPGEYDVYDGQDVKKHWPLAALNNKLTDLKKEIGEGQFADEFNIQITAANTIPYQVLIKTMDAVKAKYNEQSKEIELVLFPSISLGVNIN; via the coding sequence ATGGCATTTAAGCCTTCACAACGAAAAAAACAGGATAACGAGTTCAAGGAACCGGATATGATTGTGGTGATGAACCTCATGGTATGTCTGATTCCATTGCTCCTGTCCTGTGCCGAGTTCGTTAAACTTGGCACAATCGAAATCAACCTGCCAACCGATTCGGGTGGCGGGGGAGGGGGAGCAACCAACACTCCCACCGAGCAGCAGAAAAAGCTTGATCTGAAGCTACTGGTTACGGATGATGGTTATACCATTCAGACTAATATTCGCGGAATCGAAAAGGGACCCGATCCCAACAATTCAGCTACAATTCCGGTAACTCCGGGCGAATATGATGTCTATGATGGTCAGGATGTTAAAAAACACTGGCCTCTCGCCGCACTGAATAACAAACTGACTGATCTGAAGAAAGAAATTGGCGAAGGCCAGTTTGCAGATGAGTTCAATATTCAGATTACGGCTGCCAACACCATCCCTTATCAGGTATTGATCAAGACCATGGATGCGGTTAAAGCCAAATACAATGAACAAAGCAAAGAGATTGAGCTGGTTTTATTTCCCAGCATCTCCTTGGGTGTAAACATTAATTAG